From Dermochelys coriacea isolate rDerCor1 chromosome 9, rDerCor1.pri.v4, whole genome shotgun sequence, one genomic window encodes:
- the YIPF6 gene encoding protein YIPF6, giving the protein MRAARADEAVDPSPRRINSRPGSGAKMAEAEESRAGGPAKPLFAGLSDVSISEDIPVEGEIRVPVGSHSPDEDYSTLDEPVKDTIMRDLKAVGKKFVHVMYPKKSSALLRDWDLWGPLVLCVSLALMLQGGSADSKEDGGPQFAEVFVIIWFGSVVITLNSKLLGGTISFFQSLCVLGYCVLPLTVAMLVCRLVLLASSGTVSFIVRLVVVMAMFGWSILASTAFLADSQPPNRKALVVYPIFLFYFVISWMILTFTHQ; this is encoded by the exons ATGCGCGCCGCGCGGGCCGATGAGGCAGTGGATCCGTCTCCACGTCGCATCAACAGCCGCCCGGGGAGCGGGGCCAAGATGGCGGAGGCAgaggagagcagggctgggggacccGCGAAACCGTTG TTTGCAGGTCTCTCAGATGTGTCAATATCAGAAGATATTCCAGTGGAAGGGGAGATCAGGGTTCCTGTTGGATCTCACTCCCCTGATGAAGATTACTCCACATTGGATGAACCTGTTAAAGATACTATT ATGCGAGATCTAAAGGCAGTTGGAAAGAAATTTGTGCATGTCATGTATCCCAAAAAGAGCAGCGCGCTCCTTAGAGACT GGGATCTTTGGGGACCTTTGGTGCTGTGTGTGTCACTTGCACT GATGCTTCAGGGAGGGTCAGCAGACAGTAAAGAAGATGGAGGTCCCCAGTTTGCTGAGGTCTTTGTTATCATCTGGTTTGGATCAGTTGTCATTACACTAAACTCAAAACTGCTGGGAGGAACCAT ttctttttttcagAGCCTTTGTGTCCTGGGTTACTGtgtcctgcctctgacagtggctatGCTCGTGTGCAGGCTGGTACTACTAGCAAGCTCGGGGACTGTCAGCTTCATTGTGCGACTTGTTGTAGTGATGGCTATGTTTGGCTGGTCAATCCTAG CATCCACAGCTTTTCTGGCAGACAGCCAGCCTCCAAATCGCAAAGCTCTTGTTGTTTATCCCATCTTCCTCTTCTACTTTGTTATCAGCTGGATGATTCTCACCTTTACACATCAGTGA